Part of the Cystobacter ferrugineus genome, GGGGCCGCCAGGGCGAGGGAAGGAAGCAGCAGGAGCGCCAGGATCTTCATGTGATGCACCTCTGAGAACGGGCGCTACCAGCCCGCGCCGAAATTACCCAACCGCGCCCCGAGGGGCTTGCTCCCCTGGTTGGCCAGCAAGATGCCGGCGGTGGTGGCCACGGCCACTCCGCCCACCGCCGCCCAGAACCAGGGCTTCTTCACCACCGCCACCACCTCGGGCGGGATCGTCAGTCCGTTGGAGAACCTGCCGGTGACGAAGTCGTTCACCTGGCGCACCACGCGCTGCTGCTCGGTGGCGGACCCGGGGTTCCACTTCACGCCGCGCAGGCGGTTCTTGCCCTGCACGTCCCAGGCATCCAGCGTGGCGCTCAGGGCTCCGCCCGGTCCCGAGTGCTCCACCCGGGCGAGCACTACATAGCGCGCGCCAATCTTCTCTCCCAGCGCGACGACCTCCGCGGGCGGCGCCCCGGCCGGAGGGGTGTCGAGCGTCTTGGACGCGGCCACCTGGACGGCCTGCTCCCGGAACTCGCCCAGACCGGGCACGGGCGCCAGCGTGGGGCGCACCTCCGCGCGCTGTCCGGAGGCCACCTCCTGGAAGGTGCCGAAGGGCAGGTGGCCCGGAAGGGTGATGACCACCTGGTGCGGGCCCGGCGGCAGCTCCACGTCCTCGAGCGGCGTGGTGCCCAGGGACTCGCCGTGCACCGTCACCTGCGCGCCCTGGGGCACGGAGTCGATGGCGAGCGTGCCCCGGGCCTGGCTGGCCAGGTCCGTCTTCGCGGCGGTGAAGGCGTCGTCCACGTCCTGCCCGAAGAGCTCGGACTCGGGCTTGACGTTGGGCTCCGCGAGCAGCGCCCGGGTGAAGAACTTCTGGGCACTGGCGGTGTCCCCATCCAGCAGGCGCGAGGCCCCCAGGAAGATGTAGACGCGCGCCAGGCGCTCCGGCTTCGTGTCCACCGGAAGCCGCTGGTAGTAGGAGGCCAGCGTGGTGAACTTCCTCGCCGCGCCCTCGGGATCCAGGTTGTCGTAGAGCCCCTTGCCCTCGTTGTAGAGGACATCCCCGCGCTCGAGCGACAGGGGCGGGGGCGCGGGAAAGCGCTCCACGGGATTGAGCAGGAAGACATTGCCCTGTCCGGCGAGCGCCTCGTTCAGCGACGCCTCGAGCCGGGAGGCGTCGAGCGCGTCGGCGGGAGTGGCGGGCACGGTGAGCACCACGCTCCTGCCCGCCCAGGGCGTGGCGGGCAGCTCGGGCAGGGCGGGGGGCGCGGGAGGCGGCTGGGGCTGCGGAAGCGGCTCCTCGACGGGCGGGGGCGGCTGGACCGGGGCCGCGGGCTTCTTCTTCTTGGCCGCGGCGACGAGCGTGCCGGGGCCGGGGGCAGCCAGGGCGGCACTGGGGATCGCGCCGAGCAGCAGCGCGAGCGACAGGGAAAGGGGGGTCTTCAATCGCACGGGGGCCGATGCTATCCGAGCCAGGGGCCCGGGCACCATGGCCCCCGCGGGGGCGCCCGGCCGGGGCGCCCGTCCCCCTCGCTAGACGTCCAGCTCCTCCACCTCGTTGGCGCTCTCCATGATGAACTTGAAGCGCGCGCTGACGTCGCGGCCCATCAAGTCGTTGATGACCTGATCGGTCAGGATCGGGTTGTCGATGGTCACCCGCAGGCTCTGGCGGTTCTTCGGATCGAGCGTGGTCTCCTTCAGCTCGTCCGGCGTCATCTCGCCCAGACCCTTGAAGCGCATGACGTTGGGCTTGGCGTTGCCCTTGGCCTTCTCGCGGATGATGCGGTCGCGGTGCCCCTCGTCCAGTGCCCAGTACGTCTCCTTGCCGATGTCCACCCGGAACAGGGGCGGCTGGGCGAGGTAGACGTGGCCGGCCTCGATGAGCGGGCGCAGGTGCCGGTAGAAGAAGGTGAGCAGCAGCGTGGCGATGTGGTGGCCGTCGCTGTCGGCGTCCATGAGCAGGAAGACGCGGCCGTAGCGCAGCTTGGTGATGTCGAAGTCGTTGCCGATGCCGCACCCCAGGGCGCTGACGATGTCCGTGAGCTCCCGGTTGCCCACCACCTTGTCGGTGGAGGCCTGCTCGGAGTTGAGCACCTTGCCGCGCAGCGGCAGCACGGCCTGCGTCCGGCGATCCCGCCCCTGCTTGGCGCTCCCACCTGCGGAGTCACCTTCCACGAGGAACAGCTCGCTGTTTCCCGGCTCCGTGGCGGAGCAGTCCGCGAGCTTGCCGGGCAGGTTGAGCCGGTGGCTGACGGCCGTCTTGCGGCTGATGGCCTGTGACGCGGCGCGGCTCGCCTCGCGGGCGCGGGCGGCGAGCACGATGCGCGCCACCACCGACTCGGCGATGGACTTGTTGTCGTTGAGCCACTTCTCCAGCGCGGGCCGGATGACGCCGTCCACCTGGGCCGAGGCCTCGGGGTTGTTGAGCCGCCCCTTGGTCTGCCCCTGGAACTGCGGCTCCACCACGTAGGTGGACAGGATGCACGTCATGCCCTCGCGGATGTCTTCCGCGGTGAGCGTGACACCCTTGAAGGTCAGGTCGTGCGTCTCGATGTAGTTGCGCACCGCCTTGACCACCGCGCTGCGCAGGCCCGCCTCGTGCGTGCCGCCCAGGGGCGTGGGAATGCCGTTGACGTACGAGCGGATGTGTTCGTCCGTGGCCTCCGTCCACACCAGCGCCGCCTCCAGCCGCACCCCGTTGTCACGCGAGTGGTAGAAGTGCGCCGTGCTGCCCGAGGGCACCACGGGCTTGCCGCGCTCGGCCACCACCTTGGTGAGGTACTCGGCGATGCCGCCGTCGTGCTTGAACTCCTCCTTCACCGGGGGCGTGGCCGTCTCGTCCTTCCAGACGACCGTCATGCCCTTGTGCAGGTAGCTCTTGGCCTCGAGCCGCTCGCGGATGAGCGACGCGTCGAACTTGAGCTTCTCACCGAAGATCTCCGGATCCGGCTCGAACGTCATGGACGTGCCGGTGCCGCGCACGGCGCCGTCCACCTTGAGCGGACTGGTCGGCTTGCCCTTGCTGTACGTCTGCACGTGGCGCTTGCCGTCGCGCTTGATCTCCACCACGAGCTTGCGCGCCAGCGCGTTCACCACCGAGCTGCCCACGCCGTGCAGACCGCCCGAGTGGATGTAGTTGCCCTGCTCGAACTTGCCGCCCGCGTGCAGCGTGGTGAGGATGATCTCCACCGCGGGCTTCTTGAACTTGGGCATGATGTCGATGGGGATGCCGCGCCCATCGTCCACCACGGTGATCGTCCGGCCATCCTTGTGCAGCGTCACCTCCACGGTGGACGCGTAGCCGTTGATGACCTCGTCCACCGAGTTGTCGAGGATCTCCCAGAGCAGGTGGTGATAGCCCGTGGAGTCGGTGCCGCCGATGTACATCGCGGGGCGCTTGCGCACCGGCTCCAGGCCCTCGAGGACCTGGATGTCCGCGCCCGTGTAGGTCGTCTTCTTGTTGCTCGTCGCCATGACTCTCTCCGGCTAATCCTTCTTGGGCTCGGGCAGCGGGACGAACAGAGGCGCGCGCAGCACCTCCTTCACCCCGTCCTTGCGGGACATCTCGTGGCCCTTGCCACCGCGGCCCGTCACCTCGGAACGGCCCGGGGTGAGCGCGAGCTTGCGGCCCTTCTGCGTCTCGAAGCCGATCCCCGCGTCCTTGTTGCCCGGGGGCGCCACGATGAAGTCCACCACCCGGTCCCCCGACTCCACCTTGATGACGCTCACGCCCTTGCCCGGACCGGCCAGCTCGTTGATCTCCGCCACCTTGCACACCAGCACGCTCGTGCGCTCGGTGAGCACTCCCACCAGATCCTTGTCCTCCACCGGCTGCACGCCGACGATCTCATCGCCCTCGCCCGTCTTGGCGTAGCGGCGGCCGGCGCGCGTGGACACCTCCAGGTGCGGGGCGAGCGGGAAGCGCATGCCCTGACCCTGCCGGGTGATGCCCAGGAGCTTCTCCGGACGCCACAGCCGGCCGTCGAGCGACAGCGCGCCCACCACGCGCTCGCCGTCGTCGAACTTGAACAGCTTCTGCACCGGATCTCCGTAGCCGGTGGAGGCGGGCACGTCGTTGAAGCGCGTGACGTAGGCGGTGCCGAAGTTGGTGAACAGCACCAGGTTTGCCTTGAGGCTGCCGGCCAGCACCGCCATCACCGCGTCGCCCTCGCGCAGGCGCGTGGCGGACGGGTCCTTCACCTCGCGCATGCGCTTGATCCACCCGTCGCGGGTGATGACCACGTGCGCGTCCTCGTCCGCGATGAGCGCCTCGGCGTCGAACACCATCTCCTCGGCGCCGCCGCGGCTCACCTTGGTGCGGCGCTTGCCCGTGGCGTACGCGGCCTTCACCTCGCCCAGCTCGTCCTTCACCATGCCCCACAGGCGCGTGCTGCTCTTGAGCAGCGCCTCCAGGTTCTTGATCTGCGCGCGCTTCTCCTTGAGCTCGTTCTGCACCACGAGGATCTCCAGGCGCGCGAGCTTGTAGAGCTTCATCTCCAGGATGGCGTCCACCTGGACTTCGTCGAGCTTGAAGCGGGCCATGAGCTTCTTGGCCGCGTCCTGCTTGCCCTCGGACTGGCGGATGATGCGGATCATCTCGTCCAGGGCGTCGTAGACCTTCTCGAAGCCCTCGAGGATGTGCACGCGCTTCTTCAGCTCGTCGAGCTGGTGCTGCAGCCGCCGCTTGACGACCTCGAGCCGGAAGTCGAGGAAGTACTGGAGGACCTCCTTGAGGCCCAGCCGCCGGGGCATGCCCACGTCCGGGTTCTCCGGGTTGGGCACGAGGCAGGTGAGGTTGACGTTGAAGTTCGTCTGCAGCGGGGTGTTCTTGTAGAGGTAGGCCATCACCAGCTCGTGGCTGGCCTCCTTCTTGAGTTCCAGGACGATGCGCACGTCCTTGGTGGACTCGTCGCGCACGTCCAAAACGAGCGGCAGCTTCCGGTCGCGGACGATCTCCCCCATCTTCGCCACGAGCGTGGACTTGTTCACCGTGTAGGGGATGGAGGTGATGACGATCTGCTGGCCCCCGCGCTTGAGCTCCTCCAGGGTGTACTCGCCGCGCAGGCGCACGCTGCCCTGGCCCGACTCGTAGATGTCCTGCAGCTCCTTCTGGGAGTTGAGGATCTCTCCGCCGGTGGGGAAGTCCGGCCCCTTGACCCACTTGAGGAGCTGCTTGGTGGTGAGGGTGTTGTCCTCCACGAGCGCCGTGAGCGCGTCGCACAGCTCGCCCAGGTGGTGGGGCGGGATGTTGGTGGCCATGCCCACGGCGATGCCCGTGGTGCCATTCATCAGCAGGTGCGGCACGCGCGCGGGCAGCACGATGGGCTCGGTGCGGGTGCCGTCGTAGTTGGGGCGGAAGTCGACCGTCTTCTGCTCCAGCTCGTTGAGCAGCTCGCCGGAGATCTTCTCCAGGCGGCACTCGGTGTAGCGGTAGGCCGCGGCGGCGTCGCCGTCGAGCGAGCCGAAGTTGCCGTGGCCGTCCACGAGCGGGTAGCGCAGGGAGAAGTCCTGCGCCATGCGCACGAGCGCCTCGTAGATGGAGGCGTCGCCGTGCGGGTGGTAGGGGCCCATGATGGCGCCGACGACCTGGGCGCACTTCTTGTACTTGGCGTCGTGCGACAGGTTCAGGTCGTTCCACATGCCGTACAGGATGCGGCGCTGCACGGGCTTGAGGCCGTCACGCACGTCGGGCAGGGCGCGCGAGGTGATGACGGACAAGGCGTAGTTGAGGTAGCGGCGACGCGCCTCGTCGGCGAGCGCGGCGGGCACGGTGCCATCGCCCCCACTGCCTCCCGCGGCCGCGGCGGCTCCGTTTCCGCCGCCGCCCGAGGCTCCCTGCTTCTTGCGCGTCTTGTTGTCCGCTGCTGTTGCGAGCGTGCTCATGTGTTCAGGCCAGGACTGGTGGTATCCCTCTAGAACGCGGGGCGCGGCTCAGGCACTCCGGGTACCGGGACAGGTGAAGATGAGCCGGCGGAACTACCACGGCCCATCATGAAAAGGAACAAATTCGAGGGTTTGCGAAGCCTCGGGGGTAGGTTTCCTATACCTCTGTTCAGTGCTTCGGGCCACGAAAAGCCCCGGGGGAGGGCTCATCGGGTCCTCTCATGGGACTGGCCTGCCTGGGTAGGGGCCGGGGGTTCTCGCCGGACCGGTTCGCCCAGGCAGGTGGCCCTCGACAGGGAGGGCCGACCTCGATCCGGCGACCATGGGCGGATACTGCACCGGGGGGCTGACATGACCCGTGGAGTTCGCTTGCCCGCTGGGGGCCCGGGCCGCCAGGACGGGCAGCCGCCGTGCTACCTGGGCTCGGCGCGGGGCTCGGGCGAGACGGGCGTGCCGCCCTGGGGCGCCTGGCCCCAGCTCCCGCGGCGGAAGATCATCACCTTGCCCCGGCCCGAGCCACCCGCCATGCCGGGAAGCGAGGCCTGGAGCGCCTTGTCGCCGGGGGGGTGGTAGACGATGCGCGCCTTGCGGCCCGAGGGCAGGTTGCCGCTCGCGTCGACGAGCAGGAAGACCGTGTTGCCCTCGACGTGGATGCGGTCGGGATCCTTGCGGTGGTCGAGCTCGGCGATGAGCTCCCCATCGTCCACGGTCCGCGCCTCGTTCGTCAGGTGCCGGACCTTCACGCGCAGGAAGCTGTCCCCGCTCGCGCCGGAGAGATCTCTCGCGCCCTGGATGATGATGG contains:
- a CDS encoding DNA gyrase/topoisomerase IV subunit B, with the translated sequence MATSNKKTTYTGADIQVLEGLEPVRKRPAMYIGGTDSTGYHHLLWEILDNSVDEVINGYASTVEVTLHKDGRTITVVDDGRGIPIDIMPKFKKPAVEIILTTLHAGGKFEQGNYIHSGGLHGVGSSVVNALARKLVVEIKRDGKRHVQTYSKGKPTSPLKVDGAVRGTGTSMTFEPDPEIFGEKLKFDASLIRERLEAKSYLHKGMTVVWKDETATPPVKEEFKHDGGIAEYLTKVVAERGKPVVPSGSTAHFYHSRDNGVRLEAALVWTEATDEHIRSYVNGIPTPLGGTHEAGLRSAVVKAVRNYIETHDLTFKGVTLTAEDIREGMTCILSTYVVEPQFQGQTKGRLNNPEASAQVDGVIRPALEKWLNDNKSIAESVVARIVLAARAREASRAASQAISRKTAVSHRLNLPGKLADCSATEPGNSELFLVEGDSAGGSAKQGRDRRTQAVLPLRGKVLNSEQASTDKVVGNRELTDIVSALGCGIGNDFDITKLRYGRVFLLMDADSDGHHIATLLLTFFYRHLRPLIEAGHVYLAQPPLFRVDIGKETYWALDEGHRDRIIREKAKGNAKPNVMRFKGLGEMTPDELKETTLDPKNRQSLRVTIDNPILTDQVINDLMGRDVSARFKFIMESANEVEELDV
- a CDS encoding PEGA domain-containing protein, whose amino-acid sequence is MRLKTPLSLSLALLLGAIPSAALAAPGPGTLVAAAKKKKPAAPVQPPPPVEEPLPQPQPPPAPPALPELPATPWAGRSVVLTVPATPADALDASRLEASLNEALAGQGNVFLLNPVERFPAPPPLSLERGDVLYNEGKGLYDNLDPEGAARKFTTLASYYQRLPVDTKPERLARVYIFLGASRLLDGDTASAQKFFTRALLAEPNVKPESELFGQDVDDAFTAAKTDLASQARGTLAIDSVPQGAQVTVHGESLGTTPLEDVELPPGPHQVVITLPGHLPFGTFQEVASGQRAEVRPTLAPVPGLGEFREQAVQVAASKTLDTPPAGAPPAEVVALGEKIGARYVVLARVEHSGPGGALSATLDAWDVQGKNRLRGVKWNPGSATEQQRVVRQVNDFVTGRFSNGLTIPPEVVAVVKKPWFWAAVGGVAVATTAGILLANQGSKPLGARLGNFGAGW
- a CDS encoding DNA gyrase/topoisomerase IV subunit A, translating into MSTLATAADNKTRKKQGASGGGGNGAAAAAGGSGGDGTVPAALADEARRRYLNYALSVITSRALPDVRDGLKPVQRRILYGMWNDLNLSHDAKYKKCAQVVGAIMGPYHPHGDASIYEALVRMAQDFSLRYPLVDGHGNFGSLDGDAAAAYRYTECRLEKISGELLNELEQKTVDFRPNYDGTRTEPIVLPARVPHLLMNGTTGIAVGMATNIPPHHLGELCDALTALVEDNTLTTKQLLKWVKGPDFPTGGEILNSQKELQDIYESGQGSVRLRGEYTLEELKRGGQQIVITSIPYTVNKSTLVAKMGEIVRDRKLPLVLDVRDESTKDVRIVLELKKEASHELVMAYLYKNTPLQTNFNVNLTCLVPNPENPDVGMPRRLGLKEVLQYFLDFRLEVVKRRLQHQLDELKKRVHILEGFEKVYDALDEMIRIIRQSEGKQDAAKKLMARFKLDEVQVDAILEMKLYKLARLEILVVQNELKEKRAQIKNLEALLKSSTRLWGMVKDELGEVKAAYATGKRRTKVSRGGAEEMVFDAEALIADEDAHVVITRDGWIKRMREVKDPSATRLREGDAVMAVLAGSLKANLVLFTNFGTAYVTRFNDVPASTGYGDPVQKLFKFDDGERVVGALSLDGRLWRPEKLLGITRQGQGMRFPLAPHLEVSTRAGRRYAKTGEGDEIVGVQPVEDKDLVGVLTERTSVLVCKVAEINELAGPGKGVSVIKVESGDRVVDFIVAPPGNKDAGIGFETQKGRKLALTPGRSEVTGRGGKGHEMSRKDGVKEVLRAPLFVPLPEPKKD